In Cyprinus carpio isolate SPL01 chromosome A1, ASM1834038v1, whole genome shotgun sequence, the following proteins share a genomic window:
- the rnf38 gene encoding E3 ubiquitin-protein ligase RNF38 isoform X2 produces MGGVYHYHSDHACADATDKTEDSPSPKRQRLSQQSVLEFTSAPPSTPSPPIRPWELPPSRRPHPYPHPHYHPERCHTPARHRRSPPVRRQRGRRERLSRHHPPHGSPGGGQDENYRHPPHPHSLHPYGQPPSHPPPGLDEPRAFHPPTLSPRLLHPPQQGAMVMDLHEQLPQGTVPVSYTVSPVPPHGLPAPLCTGQHLPACSSQQQVPACSVVFSGQQHYPICSVPPPMLPACSVQHLPVPYAAFPSLLSSDPPFLLHPPHLSHHPPHLPTPGQFLPFQTQQSRSPLQRIENEVELLGDHLSVGGGFNYPHSGHPSPLPPSTPLQFLSHEPLPQELFGMPYPHFMPRRITGRRYRSQQAVPPPPYHPSLLPYFLSVLPVQPTAVGPTISLELDVDDGEVENYEALLNLAERLGEAKPRGLTKADIEQLPSYRFNPSNHQSEQTLCVVCMCDFESRQLLRVLPCNHEFHAKCVDKWLKANRTCPICRADASEVQRDSE; encoded by the exons ATGGGAGGAGTATACCACTATCATTCAGATCATGCCTGTGCAGACGCCACTGACAAG ACGGAGGATTCTCCTAGTCCAAAGAGACAGCGCCTTTCCCAGCAGTCTGTACTGGAGTTTACCTCTGCCCCTCCTTCCACTCCCTCGCCGCCAATCAGACCATGGGAGCTTCCGCCCAGTCGCAGGCCACACCCCTATCCCCACCCACACTACCATCCCGAGCGCTGCCACACACCTGCACGGCACAGACGCAG TCCTCCAGTGCGGCGTCAGCGAGGGCGGCGAGAGCGTCTGTCACGGCACCACCCTCCTCATGGTTCCCCAGGTGGGGGACAGGATGAAAACTATCGCCATCCTCCTCACCCACATTCGCTTCATCCCTATGGTCAGCCACCGTCCCACCCTCCACCCGGCCTTGATGAGCCCCGGGCCTTTCACCCCCCCACGCTCTCGCCCCGGTTATTGCACCCTCCACAGCAGGGCGCCATGGTGATGGACCTCCATGAGCAG CTCCCTCAGGGTACGGTGCCGGTGTCATATACAGTTTCTCCAGTGCCGCCCCATGGTCTACCTGCCCCCCTCTGTACAGGACAGCATCTCCCAGCATGCTCTTCCCAACAGCAGGTGCCTGCCTGTTCTGTGGTCTTCAGCGGACAGCAGCACTATCCAATCTGTAGCGTACCGCCTCCT ATGTTGCCTGCATGTTCGGTGCAGCATTTGCCAGTGCCGTACGCCGCGTTTCCTTCTCTTCTCTCTAGTGATCCACCCTTCCTGCTTCATCCTCCACATCTGTCACATCATCCGCCCCACCTGCCCACTCCTGGACAGTTCTTACCTTTCCAGACACAACAGTCTCGATCT cCGCTGCAGAGGATAGAGAATGAGGTGGAGTTGTTGGGGGATCACCTGTCGGTAGGTGGAGGGTTTAACTACCCTCACTCGGGGCATCCTAGTCCTCTGCCCCCTTCCACTCCTCTGCAGTTCCTCTCCCATGAACCCCTGCCACAGGAGCTCTTTGGAATG CCCTATCCACACTTCATGCCTCGACGAATCACAGGCAGGCGCTACCGCTCTCAGCAGGCCGTACCTCCTCCTCCTTACCACCCAAGTCTGCTGCCCTACTTCCT ATCTGTTCTTCCAGTCCAGCCAACAGCAGTGGGTCCCACCATTAGCTTAGAGCTGGATGTCGATGATGGAGAGGTTGAGAATTATGAG GCTCTGTTAAACCTTGCCGAGCGTCTCGGAGAAGCGAAGCCTAGAGGTTTGACAAAGGCCGATATTGAACAGCTGCCTTCCTACAGATTCAACCCCAGCAACCATCAGTCTGAGCAGACTTT GTGTGtagtgtgcatgtgtgattttGAGTCTCGTCAGCTGTTGAGAGTACTGCCCTGTAATCATGAATTCCATGCCAAGTGTGTCGATAAATGGCTTAAG GCTAACAGAACCTGTCCTATTTGCCGAGCAGATGCATCTGAAGTCCAGCGGGATTCCGAGTGA
- the LOC109068671 gene encoding cysteine-rich protein 2-like translates to MVSFCPVCGKPVYFGEKKRSLGRDYHPLCLKCHKCKRQLTAGQHAEHDEKPYCTNCYMRDFGPRGSQKPVARTFNTTAS, encoded by the exons ATGGTGAGCTTCTGTCCTGTATGTGGGAAGCCTGTTTATTTTG GTGAGAAGAAGAGGTCATTGGGACGGGATTATCACCCGCTGTGCTTGAAGTGTCACAAGTGTAAAAGACAGCTAACAGCTGGCCAGCATGCAGAG CACGATGAGAAGCCATACTGCACTAACTGCTACATGAGAGATTTTGGACCCAGAG gcAGCCAAAAACCTGTTGCTCGGACCTTTAACACGACTGCTTCTTAA
- the rnf38 gene encoding E3 ubiquitin-protein ligase RNF38 isoform X1 encodes MPIATTGHSASREPRVCSPDPVPKRADLCEDVGAQPAEYGGSEGGHSLGSTRLSGALESSSAASHSPPTSSFLHHHHLHHHHHPPHPVTMEPPRTRSRSRSGFYHGGLSNPNGNAGSGGGALSPAGGISHHHHHQQQLGAAHGHTENLRPPGNTLSPGSHRHPGPGMHRNSGAGAMGGVYHYHSDHACADATDKTEDSPSPKRQRLSQQSVLEFTSAPPSTPSPPIRPWELPPSRRPHPYPHPHYHPERCHTPARHRRSPPVRRQRGRRERLSRHHPPHGSPGGGQDENYRHPPHPHSLHPYGQPPSHPPPGLDEPRAFHPPTLSPRLLHPPQQGAMVMDLHEQLPQGTVPVSYTVSPVPPHGLPAPLCTGQHLPACSSQQQVPACSVVFSGQQHYPICSVPPPMLPACSVQHLPVPYAAFPSLLSSDPPFLLHPPHLSHHPPHLPTPGQFLPFQTQQSRSPLQRIENEVELLGDHLSVGGGFNYPHSGHPSPLPPSTPLQFLSHEPLPQELFGMPYPHFMPRRITGRRYRSQQAVPPPPYHPSLLPYFLSVLPVQPTAVGPTISLELDVDDGEVENYEALLNLAERLGEAKPRGLTKADIEQLPSYRFNPSNHQSEQTLCVVCMCDFESRQLLRVLPCNHEFHAKCVDKWLKANRTCPICRADASEVQRDSE; translated from the exons ATGCCAATCGCCACTACTGGTCATTCAGCATCTCGAGAGCCCCGCGTCTGTTCCCCGGACCCCGTCCCCAAGCGTGCTGATTTATGCGAGGACGTAGGGGCCCAGCCAGCGGAATACGGGGGTTCAGAGGGGGGCCACAGCCTGGGCAGCACTAGACTCTCTGGAGCACTTGAGAGCTCCTCTGCGGCGTCTCATTCCCCTCCCACTTCCTCTttcctccaccaccaccacctccaccaccatcatcatcccCCCCATCCAGTGACTATGGAGCCCCCCAGGACTCGATCACGCTCGCGGTCTGGATTTTACCACGGTGGATTATCTAACCCGAATGGTAATGCTGGGAGTGGCGGCGGTGCGCTAAGTCCAGCTGGAGGAATaagccaccaccaccaccaccaacagcAGCTCGGAGCTGCTCATGGACACACAGAAAACCTGCGCCCACCCGGGAACACGCTTTCCCCAGGCTCCCACAGACATCCAGGGCCTGGAATGCACAGAAACTCAGGAGCAG GTGCAATGGGAGGAGTATACCACTATCATTCAGATCATGCCTGTGCAGACGCCACTGACAAG ACGGAGGATTCTCCTAGTCCAAAGAGACAGCGCCTTTCCCAGCAGTCTGTACTGGAGTTTACCTCTGCCCCTCCTTCCACTCCCTCGCCGCCAATCAGACCATGGGAGCTTCCGCCCAGTCGCAGGCCACACCCCTATCCCCACCCACACTACCATCCCGAGCGCTGCCACACACCTGCACGGCACAGACGCAG TCCTCCAGTGCGGCGTCAGCGAGGGCGGCGAGAGCGTCTGTCACGGCACCACCCTCCTCATGGTTCCCCAGGTGGGGGACAGGATGAAAACTATCGCCATCCTCCTCACCCACATTCGCTTCATCCCTATGGTCAGCCACCGTCCCACCCTCCACCCGGCCTTGATGAGCCCCGGGCCTTTCACCCCCCCACGCTCTCGCCCCGGTTATTGCACCCTCCACAGCAGGGCGCCATGGTGATGGACCTCCATGAGCAG CTCCCTCAGGGTACGGTGCCGGTGTCATATACAGTTTCTCCAGTGCCGCCCCATGGTCTACCTGCCCCCCTCTGTACAGGACAGCATCTCCCAGCATGCTCTTCCCAACAGCAGGTGCCTGCCTGTTCTGTGGTCTTCAGCGGACAGCAGCACTATCCAATCTGTAGCGTACCGCCTCCT ATGTTGCCTGCATGTTCGGTGCAGCATTTGCCAGTGCCGTACGCCGCGTTTCCTTCTCTTCTCTCTAGTGATCCACCCTTCCTGCTTCATCCTCCACATCTGTCACATCATCCGCCCCACCTGCCCACTCCTGGACAGTTCTTACCTTTCCAGACACAACAGTCTCGATCT cCGCTGCAGAGGATAGAGAATGAGGTGGAGTTGTTGGGGGATCACCTGTCGGTAGGTGGAGGGTTTAACTACCCTCACTCGGGGCATCCTAGTCCTCTGCCCCCTTCCACTCCTCTGCAGTTCCTCTCCCATGAACCCCTGCCACAGGAGCTCTTTGGAATG CCCTATCCACACTTCATGCCTCGACGAATCACAGGCAGGCGCTACCGCTCTCAGCAGGCCGTACCTCCTCCTCCTTACCACCCAAGTCTGCTGCCCTACTTCCT ATCTGTTCTTCCAGTCCAGCCAACAGCAGTGGGTCCCACCATTAGCTTAGAGCTGGATGTCGATGATGGAGAGGTTGAGAATTATGAG GCTCTGTTAAACCTTGCCGAGCGTCTCGGAGAAGCGAAGCCTAGAGGTTTGACAAAGGCCGATATTGAACAGCTGCCTTCCTACAGATTCAACCCCAGCAACCATCAGTCTGAGCAGACTTT GTGTGtagtgtgcatgtgtgattttGAGTCTCGTCAGCTGTTGAGAGTACTGCCCTGTAATCATGAATTCCATGCCAAGTGTGTCGATAAATGGCTTAAG GCTAACAGAACCTGTCCTATTTGCCGAGCAGATGCATCTGAAGTCCAGCGGGATTCCGAGTGA